In the Streptomyces coeruleoprunus genome, GGACGCAGCGCGTACGAGGCCCGCTCGCCGATCAGCGCGCGGCGCCGCGCGTTGTACGGCTCGGACAGCAGGTCGCCGAGCGGGACGTCGGCGGCGTCGCCGTACCAGGCCTCGCGGTCGGCCATGGCGAGCTTGCTGCCCTCGATGAGGAGGTGAACGTAGTCGGCGGAGCCGTGGGCGGGCGGTTCGGCGGGGAGCAGCGCCAGTTGCTGGAGGAACACGGGGCCCTGGCTCCAGCCTCCGGCCTTGCACAGGGTCCAGCCGTTCCAGTCGTACGTGGCCGGCGCCTCGTAGGTGGCGGTCCAGGCGGCGAGGTCGGCGGCGGTGAGGGTGCCGGTGTGGCGGGCGCCGCTGGTGTCGAGGGTGGGGCGTGCGGCCTGGCGGACGAGCGCCTCCGCGATGAATCCGGTGCGCCAGATGCGCCGGGCCGCCTCGATCTGGCCGACGCGGTCGCCGGGCGCCGCGGTGGCCGTGGCCTCGTCGAGGAGGCGGCGCCAGGTGCGGGCGAGTGCGGGGTTGCGCAGGAGTTCGCCGGGGGCGGGCGGGCGGCCGCCGGGCAGGTAGACGTCGGCGGACGACGTCCATTCGTCCTCGAAGAGCGCGCGGACGGTCTCGACGGTGGCCGCGATCCGCTCGACGGGCGGGTGCCCTTGTTCGGCGTACTCGACGGCGTGACGCAGCGCCTCGGCGAGGGACTTCGTGCCGTGGTCGCGCAGGAGCAGCATCCAGGCGTCGAAGGCGCCCGGTACGGCGGCGGCGAGCGGGCCCGTGCCGGGCACCAGGTCCAGTCCGAGGGAGCGGTAGTGGCCGATGGTCGCGCCGGCCGGGGCGGGGCCCTGCCCGCACAGCACACGGACGTCGCCGCCAGCGGGGGCGAGCAGGATGGGCACCTCGCCCGCCGGGCCGTTGAGGTGCGGCTCGACGACGTGGAGGACGAAGCCGGCCGCCACGGCCGCGTCGAACGCGTTCCCGCCGTCCTCCAGGACGGCCATCGCGGACTGGGAGGCGAGCCAGTGGGTGGAGGACACCATTCCGAAGGTTCCGCGCAGGGTCGGCCGTGTCGTGAACATACCGAGGCACGTTACCGCCGTGGGTCCGGCGAGGCGGCCCGCTCGGCCGCCGCGGACCCGGGCGAGGTGGCCTGGCCGGCCGCCACGGACCTCGGCGAGATGGACCGCTCGGCCGCCGTGGACGCCGGCGGGGCGGCCTGGTCGCGGACGGGCGTGGCGCCGCAGTCGCGGTCGAGCCGAGCGCCGCAGTCACGGCCGGGCCCGGGCACACCAGCGACAGCCGGGCCCGGGCGCGGCGGCCACGGCCGGGCCGGAGCCCCGCAGTCCCGGCCGGTCCGGCCATGCCCGACCGGGAGTTGTCCACAGGCCACCCGGCGTCCGAGGGGATTGTCGGCGCTGCGTGACAGGATCGCGTGCATGAACCTCAACGTCCCGCTTCCGACGGAGCTTCACACGTCGCTCGTGTACGTCGACTGGGTGCGCGCCCACGACCCGGGCGCCGAACCGGCCGCGCTCGCGGTGGTCGACGCGATACACGAGACGATCCCGTTCGCGTACGAGAAGCCGGGGCGTTTCGTGGAGGGGATGCGGCGGCGGGCGCGGCAGCTGCCGCCCGCGCATCTGCCCTGGTTCTGGGACATGGTGGCGCACCGGTTGTGCGCCACCAACGTGCGGTACGCGGGACGGGCGTTCGCGCTGGCGCGGAAGGCGGAGCGGGAGCACCGGCTGCCCGTGGACGCGGACTGGTACCGGGCCAATGTTCTGCTGCTCGCCCGGCGGGGTGCGCTGCCCGCGCAGGAGTTGAGCGACCATCAGCGCAGGCTGGGTGAGTCCCTGGAGCCGGCGGAGGCGCACGAGGAGTACGTGCGGGTCCTGACGGCGTGGGCGGCCTCGCCCGGGGAGCTGCCCGCCGATCTGGCGCGGCGGGTGCGGGCGTCGGCGCGCTCCGCGGGGCTCGGCACGGAGGAGGACGCCCGCGTGCTGGCGCGGCTCGTGGGCGAGGCGCGCGGCAAGGCCGTGCCGGACGCGCTGCTGGACGCGGTCGCGGGGCTGCTGGCCGAACATCCTCAGGACGACGCGGTGAACGCGGCGTTGGTGGAGGTGTTCCCGGATTCGCGGGGGGACGCGGCGTCGTGGCTGCGGCTGCTGCTGACGTCCGGTGCGGCGGACGCCGTGGCGGCGGGGCGGGTGACGCCGGAGGGCGGGCTCGCCGCGTGGCTGGGGCGGTACACGCGGATGTACTCGCACGGCCGGCGGGGCGGCGGCGTGGCACGGCAGCCGATGCCGCGGGAGTTGTTCGACCTGGTGGCGCGGTTCGCGCCCCGGCTGCGTGCGGCGGAGGTGCCGGTGCGGCTGCACGAGGACCGCTACCGGTATCCGGGGCTGGACGCGGACCTGCTGGACGTGTGTCTCGCGGAGGGCATCGCGGTGGAGGACCCGGGCGAGGCGGTCCGGCTGGAGTTCTGGGGCGCGCGGTCGCGGCGCGACCTGAAGTCCCTCGCGGCGGACCCGGTGTTCGGGCCGCGCCTGGAGGGCACGGTCCACGCCGGGCTGCGCGGCGGCGGTACGGCGATCACGCGGCTGCCGGAGAACGCGGGCATCGCGGCCGAGGTGCACTCCCGGATCGAGGGTCTGCTGGGCACACTGCGGGGCGGGGGCGTCGCGGCGGCCGACGAGGCGGTGGACGAGCTGGCCTCGCTGCTGGACCGGCCGACGACGACGGCCCTCGACGGGATCGAGGAGGCACTCGCCGGCCTCGATCTGACGGGGCCTCTGGCGCGGGCCCTGCGCGCCGGTCTGCCGGAGGAGCTGGGCTGGGCCGCCCTGGAGGAGGTGCTGGCGGGGTTCGAGCCGGACGGGGTGCGGGGGGTGACGTGCACCTGGCCGGTGCTGACGGTGTACGGACGGGACCGGGCCGTGGCCGTGGACCACGCGGGCGTGCGGGCCTCGTGTGCCTTCCGGGTGCCGGAGGACGCGACGATGCACGTCGTGCACTTCGCGGGGGGCCGGTTCCTGGTGAGCTGGACGGCCGAGGAACAAAACACGAGCGGCCATCACGCGTTCTGGACGGACCGGCCCGAGGAGGTGTTCCGGCCGGAGCGGCAGATCGGTCTGCGCCCGTTCGACGGGCTGATCGACGGCGGCTTCGGGTTCCAGTTCGAGAGCGCGGACGGTGGTGGCCGGCACGACGGCGGGCGGGTGCTGCGGCCGGGCGACCGGGACGGCATCGACAACCATGAGCTGCAGATGAGCGACGGGGTCCGGTTCTGGAGCAACGACGTGTACGGCGACGACTGGCGGCGCGTCGACCCGGTGACGGGCGAGCGGGCCGGCGGCCGTGAGCTGCCAGAGCTGCCCGAGTTCCACCGCACCGGTGAGGTGCCGCCCGGCAGGGCCCTGTTCCAGGACTCGCTGACCTTCGCGGCGCTTCCCGAGGGCGCCCCCGCGTCGCCGCTCGGGCAGGACGGGCGGCTGGTGGGCTGCCGGGTGCTGTACCGGACGCCGTACGCGGGGCCTTCGCCGACGGACTTCCTGCTGGAGGGCGTCGACGGGCGGCAGGGCCGGTTCCGGTCCGCCGAGCCCGGCCGGCATCCGTGGGGCGTCGTGCGGATGCCGGCGGGCGGCGAGGACGCCGTGCTGGTGGAGCCGGTGAACGTGCGGGTGCACGCCGTGGAGGACGGGTCGCTGCTGTGGGAGGCGCACGGCTTCCCGGCCACGCGGCGCCACCAGTGGCGCAAGCCGTCGGGGCACAGCGTCGGACCGGTGCCCCCGCCCGCGTACTGGCACTTCCTCACCCCTCGGGACGAGGCGTCCTCCAAGGCACTGCGCGGGATCGGTGACGCCGCCGTGCGGGCGCTCCTCGACGCGGCCGTCGCGGAGGGCGCGGCCGGTTCGGGTGACGGCGTACGGGCGGCGGCGGCCCGAGTGCTGCCCGAGGTGACGGAGCCGCGGGTCGTCGACGGGGTGGTGCGGGTGGCGCTGCTCGCCGCCGATGTGCTGCGGCGGCGCCGGGAGCTGTCCCGTCGCGTGGGCATCATGCGGTCGGGCCCGGTCGTGACGCTGCCGTCGCCGGTGCCCGACACGGTGCTGGCGCCCGCGCTGTACGGGCTGCTGCCCGAGCTGCGCCCGTACGAGGCGCATGTGGCGCGCCCGCAGCCCGCCACGCTCACGGCGGTGGCGGCGGACGGACGTCATCTGCGCGGCGAGATCGACGACGAGACGCGGCGGCTGGCCGTGCCGGCGCCGCCCGTCGAGTGGGCCGCGTTGGTCGGCGGGATCGACGCGGTGGCGTGGCGGGCGGCGGTCGGGACGACGCCCGCGGAGGAACGGGCGGCCCTCGCCGCGCTGCTGGAGATCTGGAGTGGGCAGCCGTTCGCGGAGCGGGGCGGGCGGTGGCGTACCGGCCGGGCGCCCGGGGCGGAGCTGGCCGCGTGCCGGGCGGCGGGCCGGGCGCTGGCCGACGGGGCGGAGCGCGGCGGGACGGCGCGGTTCCTCCAGCGGGCCGAGGACCCGGAACCGGCCGGTGCGGAGGAGGCGGAGACGTTCGCCGTGGACCGCGACGACACCGTACGGCTGCCCCGGCTGCTGGAGCTCGTGGAGCGGCACGGGCCGCTGCCGCTGGTGGCGGAGGCGGTGGACGCCTTCGCGCGGCGTACGGGGGTGCGGATCCCGGTCGCGACGCTGGTGATCGCCGGGCTGCCCCGCCGGGAGCGGTACGACGAGGACAAGAAGATGCTGCGGGCCAAGCCGTACAAGGCGACCAAGGCGGTGGCCGACGAGTACGTGTCCTTGTGGCACCGGCTCGGGCCGGCCGGGCGGCGGGCGGTG is a window encoding:
- a CDS encoding gamma-glutamyltransferase family protein gives rise to the protein MFTTRPTLRGTFGMVSSTHWLASQSAMAVLEDGGNAFDAAVAAGFVLHVVEPHLNGPAGEVPILLAPAGGDVRVLCGQGPAPAGATIGHYRSLGLDLVPGTGPLAAAVPGAFDAWMLLLRDHGTKSLAEALRHAVEYAEQGHPPVERIAATVETVRALFEDEWTSSADVYLPGGRPPAPGELLRNPALARTWRRLLDEATATAAPGDRVGQIEAARRIWRTGFIAEALVRQAARPTLDTSGARHTGTLTAADLAAWTATYEAPATYDWNGWTLCKAGGWSQGPVFLQQLALLPAEPPAHGSADYVHLLIEGSKLAMADREAWYGDAADVPLGDLLSEPYNARRRALIGERASYALRPGGPGGRTPVLPSHATAGAPRVPAPAGAGEPTVAHDGATRGDTCHVDVVDRWGNMVAATPSGGWLQSNPVVPELGFPLGTRLQMAWLEPGLPNSLTPGRRPRTTLTPSLALRDGVPVMAFGTPGGDQQDQWQLHFFLAVAHGGLDLQAAIDAPNWHHESVPSSFYPRAMRPGAVTVESRTDPAVVDGLRRRGHDVTVGGPWSEGRLCAVARDPRTGVLSAAANPRGMQGYAVGR